The proteins below are encoded in one region of Salvelinus alpinus chromosome 27, SLU_Salpinus.1, whole genome shotgun sequence:
- the LOC139555953 gene encoding EMILIN-1-A-like isoform X1: MESLLMYLFLSLTLPGVIWRASSNPSLNNLQPALSQSSSNGGRVASRHRNWCAYVVTRTISCVMEDGVETYVKPDYQRCAWGQCSRVMAYRTYRRPRYKVAYKMVTEMEWKCCHGYSGDDCYDGPTGTGDSQVTAGRPHVTQTGYNNGAGQKGGKGDNDKMRQIEETIQRLTKDLHDMQSTMTGMNLRFQDGTRRPGLNGDRTPADVAKPMKETIHNIQTKLDQLDNRTQVHDQTLLSINNHLVNGDRGSRGNELDGAVTGKMDAMKEEILRELERRVSLSCSSCQSGVEDMRKQQRSDQEKISGLEKLLSSMEQHYRHNMDVTRREMERTQGCCNSVTEMDRRLTTAEGKFNATAQGYDVIKERLDKELGGGSGGGGGGEKGGRTKVTEEKLNSRLREVERRLNNTVRKTEQKFTNTGNNMKDNLQREVTTIRNIVLSHMDDHGYRIGKVELDLTVLTDTVTDHSRRLGQLENTTNFIDTKLSRTVDMCSETCGLNGRETEDMVKTLEWRVVANKEDIQKFDTRLKDLSLTGDSIIDRVLDLSNDVKKIKGLTGEDGERFNQIVTEVETLGRSVDDCSLCSTVEQDLQSFTNSTNSAIWRCQAELTNLRNRFDSEDSSCSQLCSNLQEEVGRLKEEVEECTGKCKTGLTDLKKNLDGHTTLHGRLGTDLKSIQGELSKFTIRFTTLNDSVKGLGHTVQRHGNTITDLGSTKDNIMSELDHVQTELDEHVKDTRGRFTDLGGEIKTITSKYVTEIGECRRSGDGLDKRLSKMEEVCGRLDGVSNSLAKIKEGLNRHVSGLWNCVNTLNSTVIFHDKSIDNIQHVQLPDVHSDINRLNTSVLNVLEDFHSFKQQDFVGSPGLPGPRGERGYSGLPGPKGPQGREGPQGKPGKEGPLGPPGLRGEEGPAGSDAHVPRLSFSAALTRPQARAGTIVFNKIFVNEKDVYNPGTGYFTAPVSGKYFFSATLTGHKNVKIEAVLSKSNYGVARGDSAGYQPEGLEKPMAETRHTPGALAVFNIVLPMKAGDTVCIDLVTGKLAHSSEPLTIFSGMLLYETV, from the exons GTATCGTACGTACCGGAGGCCCAGGTACAAGGTGGCTTATAAGATGGTGACAGAGATGGAGTGGAAGTGTTGTCATGGTTACTCCGGGGACGACTGCTATGATGGTCCAACGGGGACCGGGGACAGCCAGGTCACAGCGGGACGACCTCACGTCACACAGACCGGATACAACAATGGAGCTGGGCAGAAGGGAGGAAAGG GTGACAATGACAAGATGAGACAGATTGAGGAGACTATTCAGAGGTTGACCAAGGACCTCCATGACATGCAGTCCACCATGACGGGCATGAACCTGAGGTTCCAAGATGGAACTAGGAG GCCAGGCCTGAACGGAGACAGGACCCCTGCAGACGTAGCCAAGCCCATGAAAGAGACCATCCACAACATTCAGACCAAACTTGACCAACTGGACAATCGCAcgcag gTCCACGACCAGACCCTGCTGTCAATCAACAACCACTTGGTCAACGGTGACAGAGGTTCCCGCGGCAATGAGCTAGACGGAGCTGTCACAGGCAAGATGGACGCCATGAAGGAGGAGATCCTCCGCGAGCTGGAGAGGAGGGTCAGTCTGTCGTGCTCCTCCTGCCAGAGCGGGGTGGAGGACATGAGGAAGCAGCAGAGGAGTGACCAGGAGAAGATCAG TGGTCTGGAGAAGTTGCTGAGCTCTATGGAGCAGCACTATCGCCACAACATGGACGTCACCCGGAGGGAGATGGAACGTACACAGGGCTGCTGCAACAGCGTCACGGAGATGGACAGGAGGCTGACCACCGCGGAGGGGAAGTTTAACGCCACAGCACAGGGCTATGATGTCATCAAAGAGCGCCTGGACAAGGAGCTGGGTGGGGGGtcgggtggaggaggaggaggtgagaaaggagggaggacgAAGGTGACGGAGGAGAAGCTGAACAGTAGactgagggaggtggagaggaggctgAACAACACGGTGAGGAAGACAGAGCAGAAGTTCACCAACACAGGAAACAACATGAAGGACAACCTGCAGAGAGAGGTCACCACCATCCGTAACATAGTGCTCAGCCACATGGATGACCACGGCTACAGGATAGGCAAG GTGGAGCTGGACCTCACAGTCCTGACGGACACGGTTACCGACCACAGCCGACGACTGGGTCAACTAGAGAACACGACAAACTTTATCGACACCAAACTGTCGAGGACAGTGGACATGTGCTCCGAGACCTGCGGCCTCAACGGCCGTGAGACAGAAGACATGGTCAAGACCCTGGAGTGGAGAGTAGTGGCCAACAAGGAGGACATCCAGAAGTTTGATACCAGACTCAAGGACCTGTCGCTGACTGGCGACTCTATCATAGACCGAGTGTTGGATCTCAGCAACGACGTTAAGAAGATCAAAGGATTGACGGGGGAGGACGGCGAGCGCTTCAACCAGATAGTCACGGAGGTGGAGACGCTGGGGCGGAGCGTGGACGACTGCTCCCTCTGTAGCACTGTAGAACAAGACCTGCAGTCGTTCACCAACAGCACCAACAGCGCCATCTGGAGGTGCCAAGCGGAACTGACCAACCTACGCAACAG GTTTGACTCTGAGGACTCCTCTTGTTCCCAGCTATGCTCCAACCTGCAG GAGGAAGTGGGGAGGCtgaaggaggaagtggaggagtgTACAGGGAAGTGTAAGACCGGCCTGACGGACCTAAAGAAAAACCTGGACGGACATACGACGCTCCACGGACGGTTGGGAACGGACCTGAAATCCATCCAGGGGGAACTATCCAAGTTCACCATCAG GTTTACTACCCTGAATGACTCTGTGAAGGGGCTAGGTCATACGGTGCAGAGGCATGGCAACACCATCACAGACCTGGGCTCTACCAAGGATAACATCATGTCTGAG TTGGACCATGTGCAGACAGAGCTGGACGAGCACGTCAAGGACACCAGGGGGCGCTTCACTGACCTGGGTGGTGAGATAAAGACCATCACCAGTAAATACGTGACGGAGATTGGGGAGTGTCGGCGGTCCGGGGATGGGCTGGACAAGAGGCTGTCCAAGATGGAGGAGGTCTGTGGCCGGCTGGATGGTGTCTCCAACAGCCTGGCCAAGATCAAG GAGGGGCTGAACAGACACGTGTCAGGGTTGTGGAACTGTGTCAACACGCTCAACTCTACGGTCATCTTCCACGACAAGTCCATCGACAACATCCAGCACGTCCAGCTTCCAGACGTTCACTCTGACATCAACAGGCTCAACACCTCTGTCCTCAACGTCCTCGAGGACTTCCACAGCTTTAAACAACAGGACTTTGTCG GTTCCCCTGGTCTGCCCGGTCCGAGGGGAGAGAGGGGCTACTCTGGACTCCCAGGGCCAAAGGGACCCCAAGGAAGAGAAGGGCCCCAAGGCAAACCTGGCAAGGAGGGGCCCCTGGGACCTCCAG GTCTGAGAGGTGAAGAAG GTCCAGCAGGATCAGATGCCCATGTTCCTCGTCTGTCCTTCTCAGCAGCTCTGACCCGACCTCAGGCCAGGGCTGGAACCATAGTCTTCAACAAGATCTTTGTCAATGAGAAGGATGTCTATAACCCAGGCACAG gttACTTCACAGCCCCAGTGAGTGGTAAATACTTCTTCAGCGCTACCCTGACAGGCCATAAGAATGTGAAGATTGAGGCTGTCCTATCTAAGTCTAACTACGGCGTGGCGCGCGGCGACTCTGCAGGCTACCAACCAGAGGGACTGGAGAAACCCATGGCAGAGACCAGACACACACCTGGAGCCCTGGCTGTCTTCAACATCGTCCTCCCTATGAAGGCGGGAGATACCGTCTGCATCGACCTGGTCACCGGGAAACTGGCCCACTCCTCAGAACCCCTCACCATCTTCAGCGGGATGCTGCTGTATGAGACCGTCTGA
- the LOC139555953 gene encoding EMILIN-1-A-like isoform X2 — MEDGVETYVKPDYQRCAWGQCSRVMAYRTYRRPRYKVAYKMVTEMEWKCCHGYSGDDCYDGPTGTGDSQVTAGRPHVTQTGYNNGAGQKGGKGDNDKMRQIEETIQRLTKDLHDMQSTMTGMNLRFQDGTRRPGLNGDRTPADVAKPMKETIHNIQTKLDQLDNRTQVHDQTLLSINNHLVNGDRGSRGNELDGAVTGKMDAMKEEILRELERRVSLSCSSCQSGVEDMRKQQRSDQEKISGLEKLLSSMEQHYRHNMDVTRREMERTQGCCNSVTEMDRRLTTAEGKFNATAQGYDVIKERLDKELGGGSGGGGGGEKGGRTKVTEEKLNSRLREVERRLNNTVRKTEQKFTNTGNNMKDNLQREVTTIRNIVLSHMDDHGYRIGKVELDLTVLTDTVTDHSRRLGQLENTTNFIDTKLSRTVDMCSETCGLNGRETEDMVKTLEWRVVANKEDIQKFDTRLKDLSLTGDSIIDRVLDLSNDVKKIKGLTGEDGERFNQIVTEVETLGRSVDDCSLCSTVEQDLQSFTNSTNSAIWRCQAELTNLRNRFDSEDSSCSQLCSNLQEEVGRLKEEVEECTGKCKTGLTDLKKNLDGHTTLHGRLGTDLKSIQGELSKFTIRFTTLNDSVKGLGHTVQRHGNTITDLGSTKDNIMSELDHVQTELDEHVKDTRGRFTDLGGEIKTITSKYVTEIGECRRSGDGLDKRLSKMEEVCGRLDGVSNSLAKIKEGLNRHVSGLWNCVNTLNSTVIFHDKSIDNIQHVQLPDVHSDINRLNTSVLNVLEDFHSFKQQDFVGSPGLPGPRGERGYSGLPGPKGPQGREGPQGKPGKEGPLGPPGLRGEEGPAGSDAHVPRLSFSAALTRPQARAGTIVFNKIFVNEKDVYNPGTGYFTAPVSGKYFFSATLTGHKNVKIEAVLSKSNYGVARGDSAGYQPEGLEKPMAETRHTPGALAVFNIVLPMKAGDTVCIDLVTGKLAHSSEPLTIFSGMLLYETV; from the exons GTATCGTACGTACCGGAGGCCCAGGTACAAGGTGGCTTATAAGATGGTGACAGAGATGGAGTGGAAGTGTTGTCATGGTTACTCCGGGGACGACTGCTATGATGGTCCAACGGGGACCGGGGACAGCCAGGTCACAGCGGGACGACCTCACGTCACACAGACCGGATACAACAATGGAGCTGGGCAGAAGGGAGGAAAGG GTGACAATGACAAGATGAGACAGATTGAGGAGACTATTCAGAGGTTGACCAAGGACCTCCATGACATGCAGTCCACCATGACGGGCATGAACCTGAGGTTCCAAGATGGAACTAGGAG GCCAGGCCTGAACGGAGACAGGACCCCTGCAGACGTAGCCAAGCCCATGAAAGAGACCATCCACAACATTCAGACCAAACTTGACCAACTGGACAATCGCAcgcag gTCCACGACCAGACCCTGCTGTCAATCAACAACCACTTGGTCAACGGTGACAGAGGTTCCCGCGGCAATGAGCTAGACGGAGCTGTCACAGGCAAGATGGACGCCATGAAGGAGGAGATCCTCCGCGAGCTGGAGAGGAGGGTCAGTCTGTCGTGCTCCTCCTGCCAGAGCGGGGTGGAGGACATGAGGAAGCAGCAGAGGAGTGACCAGGAGAAGATCAG TGGTCTGGAGAAGTTGCTGAGCTCTATGGAGCAGCACTATCGCCACAACATGGACGTCACCCGGAGGGAGATGGAACGTACACAGGGCTGCTGCAACAGCGTCACGGAGATGGACAGGAGGCTGACCACCGCGGAGGGGAAGTTTAACGCCACAGCACAGGGCTATGATGTCATCAAAGAGCGCCTGGACAAGGAGCTGGGTGGGGGGtcgggtggaggaggaggaggtgagaaaggagggaggacgAAGGTGACGGAGGAGAAGCTGAACAGTAGactgagggaggtggagaggaggctgAACAACACGGTGAGGAAGACAGAGCAGAAGTTCACCAACACAGGAAACAACATGAAGGACAACCTGCAGAGAGAGGTCACCACCATCCGTAACATAGTGCTCAGCCACATGGATGACCACGGCTACAGGATAGGCAAG GTGGAGCTGGACCTCACAGTCCTGACGGACACGGTTACCGACCACAGCCGACGACTGGGTCAACTAGAGAACACGACAAACTTTATCGACACCAAACTGTCGAGGACAGTGGACATGTGCTCCGAGACCTGCGGCCTCAACGGCCGTGAGACAGAAGACATGGTCAAGACCCTGGAGTGGAGAGTAGTGGCCAACAAGGAGGACATCCAGAAGTTTGATACCAGACTCAAGGACCTGTCGCTGACTGGCGACTCTATCATAGACCGAGTGTTGGATCTCAGCAACGACGTTAAGAAGATCAAAGGATTGACGGGGGAGGACGGCGAGCGCTTCAACCAGATAGTCACGGAGGTGGAGACGCTGGGGCGGAGCGTGGACGACTGCTCCCTCTGTAGCACTGTAGAACAAGACCTGCAGTCGTTCACCAACAGCACCAACAGCGCCATCTGGAGGTGCCAAGCGGAACTGACCAACCTACGCAACAG GTTTGACTCTGAGGACTCCTCTTGTTCCCAGCTATGCTCCAACCTGCAG GAGGAAGTGGGGAGGCtgaaggaggaagtggaggagtgTACAGGGAAGTGTAAGACCGGCCTGACGGACCTAAAGAAAAACCTGGACGGACATACGACGCTCCACGGACGGTTGGGAACGGACCTGAAATCCATCCAGGGGGAACTATCCAAGTTCACCATCAG GTTTACTACCCTGAATGACTCTGTGAAGGGGCTAGGTCATACGGTGCAGAGGCATGGCAACACCATCACAGACCTGGGCTCTACCAAGGATAACATCATGTCTGAG TTGGACCATGTGCAGACAGAGCTGGACGAGCACGTCAAGGACACCAGGGGGCGCTTCACTGACCTGGGTGGTGAGATAAAGACCATCACCAGTAAATACGTGACGGAGATTGGGGAGTGTCGGCGGTCCGGGGATGGGCTGGACAAGAGGCTGTCCAAGATGGAGGAGGTCTGTGGCCGGCTGGATGGTGTCTCCAACAGCCTGGCCAAGATCAAG GAGGGGCTGAACAGACACGTGTCAGGGTTGTGGAACTGTGTCAACACGCTCAACTCTACGGTCATCTTCCACGACAAGTCCATCGACAACATCCAGCACGTCCAGCTTCCAGACGTTCACTCTGACATCAACAGGCTCAACACCTCTGTCCTCAACGTCCTCGAGGACTTCCACAGCTTTAAACAACAGGACTTTGTCG GTTCCCCTGGTCTGCCCGGTCCGAGGGGAGAGAGGGGCTACTCTGGACTCCCAGGGCCAAAGGGACCCCAAGGAAGAGAAGGGCCCCAAGGCAAACCTGGCAAGGAGGGGCCCCTGGGACCTCCAG GTCTGAGAGGTGAAGAAG GTCCAGCAGGATCAGATGCCCATGTTCCTCGTCTGTCCTTCTCAGCAGCTCTGACCCGACCTCAGGCCAGGGCTGGAACCATAGTCTTCAACAAGATCTTTGTCAATGAGAAGGATGTCTATAACCCAGGCACAG gttACTTCACAGCCCCAGTGAGTGGTAAATACTTCTTCAGCGCTACCCTGACAGGCCATAAGAATGTGAAGATTGAGGCTGTCCTATCTAAGTCTAACTACGGCGTGGCGCGCGGCGACTCTGCAGGCTACCAACCAGAGGGACTGGAGAAACCCATGGCAGAGACCAGACACACACCTGGAGCCCTGGCTGTCTTCAACATCGTCCTCCCTATGAAGGCGGGAGATACCGTCTGCATCGACCTGGTCACCGGGAAACTGGCCCACTCCTCAGAACCCCTCACCATCTTCAGCGGGATGCTGCTGTATGAGACCGTCTGA